A region of Oncorhynchus kisutch isolate 150728-3 linkage group LG29, Okis_V2, whole genome shotgun sequence DNA encodes the following proteins:
- the LOC109873571 gene encoding uncharacterized protein C18orf25 homolog isoform X1, with the protein MADTEEFVDGKNLPECPAQVGSAAAFRGEQGEPFKTESTTSFPPGEEWDSPLHMEGEPSLLSMPCLMKELRRDSPESQHASTSSDKPASGHVYESDSSNPCMLSPSSSGHQADSDTLSSGEEGAASRASGDEGTTVADTGLAAGCQTSSSSRQKSRRSRSESEMSTNTMAAKKNRCQPAVAGGAGGEKQTNGRLAKVKGHRSQKHKERIRLLRQKREAAARKKYNLLQDSSTSDSDLTCDSSTSSSEDETSGGKTITTDIPDGPPVVGHYDISDTDSNQESLSVTVERVCLRRTTVITHERLKTHRDQDMGANSGAVRVQHLCSLSAGHMEAELAHREPPQHKGHINIPSSDSEVEIVGVQENARCAHPRAGVIQSLSSAWKPNSGEHFNNSTRQSSQLWTTVSPQPNWVSPPEVVDLTLDEDTRHKFLL; encoded by the exons ATGGCAGACACAGAGGAGTTTGTGGATGGCAAGAACCTCCCAGAGTGTCCTGCACAGGTGGGGTCAGCAGCTGCTTTTAGGGGGGAGCAGGGGGAGCCCTTTAAAACAGAGAGCACCACCAGCTTTCCACCAGGAGAAGAGTGGGACAGTCCCTTGCATATGGAGGGTGAGCCCAGCCTGCTCTCCATGCCCTGCCTCATGAAGGAGCTAAGGAGAGACTCTCCAGAGTCCCAGCACGCCTCCACCAGCAGTGACAAGCCCGCCTCAGGCCACGTCTACGAGAGCGACTCCTCCAACCCCTGTATGCTCTCGCCCTCCTCCAGTGGCCACCAGGCCGACTCAGACACACTCTCCTCTGGTGAGGAGGGAGCCGCCTCGCGGGCGTCAGGGGATGAGGGCACCACGGTTGCTGACACCGGGCTGGCAGCAGGGTGCCAAACGTCATCGTCAAGCAGGCAAAAGTCCCGGCGTTCACGTTCTGAAAGTGAGATGTCCACCAACACAATGGCAGCCAAGAAGAACCGCTGCCAGCCGGCTGTGGCAGGAGGAGCAGGCGGCGAGAAGCAGACCAACGGCCGGCTGGCTAAAGTCAAAGGTCACCGGAGCCAGAAGCACAAGGAGCGAATACGGCTGCTGAGGCAGAAGCGTGAGGCAGCGGCGAGGAAGAAGTACAACCTGTTGCAGGACAGCAGTACAAGTGACAGCGACCTCACCTGTGACTCTAGCACCAGCTCCTCTGAAGATGAGACATCAGGCGGCAAGACAATCACCACAGATATCCCAG ACGGGCCTCCCGTAGTGGGCCACTATGATATTTCGGACACTGATTCTAACCAGGAGAGCTTAAGTGTGACTGTGGAGAGAGTGTGCCTGCGCCGGACAACCGTGATAACACATGAAAGGCTAAAAACACACAGGGACCAGGATATGGGAGCAAACTCTGGGGCAGTAAGAGTACAGCATCTGTGCTCTCTCTCAGCAG GTCACATGGAGGCAGAACTGGCCCACAGGGAACCCCCTCAGCACAAGGGCCACATCAACATCCCCTCTTCAGACAGTGAGGTAGAAATAGTAGGAGTGCAAGAAAACGCAAG ATGTGCCCATCCCAGGGCCGGAGTGATCCAGAGCCTGTCCTCTGCCTGGAAGCCCAACTCAGGGGAGCACTTCAACAACAGCACAAGGCAATCCTCCCAGCTCTGGACTACCGTGTCCCCCCAGCCCAACTGGGTGTCCCCTCCGGAAGTAGTGGACCTCACTCTGGATGAGGATACTAGACACAAATTCCTACTTTGA
- the LOC116358273 gene encoding uncharacterized protein C18orf25 homolog produces the protein MADTEEFVDGKNLPECPAQVGSAAAFRGEQGEPFKTESTTSFPPGEEWDSPLHMEGEPSLLSMPCLMKELRRDSPESQHASTSSDKPASGHVYESDSSNPCMLSPSSSGHQADSDTLSSGEEGAASRASGDEGTTVADTGLAAGCQTSSSSRQKSRRSRSESEMSTNTMAAKKNRCQPAVAGGAGGEKQTNGRLAKVKGHRSQKHKERIRLLRQKREAAARKKYNLLQDSSTSDSDLTCDSSTSSSEDETSGGKTITTDIPGEFLSRLF, from the exons ATGGCAGACACAGAGGAGTTTGTGGATGGCAAGAACCTCCCAGAGTGTCCTGCACAGGTGGGGTCAGCAGCTGCTTTTAGGGGGGAGCAGGGGGAGCCCTTTAAAACAGAGAGCACCACCAGCTTTCCACCAGGAGAAGAGTGGGACAGTCCCTTGCATATGGAGGGTGAGCCCAGCCTGCTCTCCATGCCCTGCCTCATGAAGGAGCTAAGGAGAGACTCTCCAGAGTCCCAGCACGCCTCCACCAGCAGTGACAAGCCCGCCTCAGGCCACGTCTACGAGAGCGACTCCTCCAACCCCTGTATGCTCTCGCCCTCCTCCAGTGGCCACCAGGCCGACTCAGACACACTCTCCTCTGGTGAGGAGGGAGCCGCCTCGCGGGCGTCAGGGGATGAGGGCACCACGGTTGCTGACACCGGGCTGGCAGCAGGGTGCCAAACGTCATCGTCAAGCAGGCAAAAGTCCCGGCGTTCACGTTCTGAAAGTGAGATGTCCACCAACACAATGGCAGCCAAGAAGAACCGCTGCCAGCCGGCTGTGGCAGGAGGAGCAGGCGGCGAGAAGCAGACCAACGGCCGGCTGGCTAAAGTCAAAGGTCACCGGAGCCAGAAGCACAAGGAGCGAATACGGCTGCTGAGGCAGAAGCGTGAGGCAGCGGCGAGGAAGAAGTACAACCTGTTGCAGGACAGCAGTACAAGTGACAGCGACCTCACCTGTGACTCTAGCACCAGCTCCTCTGAAGATGAGACATCAGGCGGCAAGACAATCACCACAGATATCCCAG GTGAGTTCCTGTCCAGACTCTTCTAA
- the LOC109873571 gene encoding uncharacterized protein C18orf25 homolog isoform X2: MADTEEFVDGKNLPECPAQVGSAAAFRGEQGEPFKTESTTSFPPGEEWDSPLHMEGEPSLLSMPCLMKELRRDSPESQHASTSSDKPASGHVYESDSSNPCMLSPSSSGHQADSDTLSSGEEGAASRASGDEGTTVADTGLAAGCQTSSSSRQKSRRSRSESEMSTNTMAAKKNRCQPAVAGGAGGEKQTNGRLAKVKGHRSQKHKERIRLLRQKREAAARKKYNLLQDSSTSDSDLTCDSSTSSSEDETSGGKTITTDIPGHMEAELAHREPPQHKGHINIPSSDSEVEIVGVQENARCAHPRAGVIQSLSSAWKPNSGEHFNNSTRQSSQLWTTVSPQPNWVSPPEVVDLTLDEDTRHKFLL, encoded by the exons ATGGCAGACACAGAGGAGTTTGTGGATGGCAAGAACCTCCCAGAGTGTCCTGCACAGGTGGGGTCAGCAGCTGCTTTTAGGGGGGAGCAGGGGGAGCCCTTTAAAACAGAGAGCACCACCAGCTTTCCACCAGGAGAAGAGTGGGACAGTCCCTTGCATATGGAGGGTGAGCCCAGCCTGCTCTCCATGCCCTGCCTCATGAAGGAGCTAAGGAGAGACTCTCCAGAGTCCCAGCACGCCTCCACCAGCAGTGACAAGCCCGCCTCAGGCCACGTCTACGAGAGCGACTCCTCCAACCCCTGTATGCTCTCGCCCTCCTCCAGTGGCCACCAGGCCGACTCAGACACACTCTCCTCTGGTGAGGAGGGAGCCGCCTCGCGGGCGTCAGGGGATGAGGGCACCACGGTTGCTGACACCGGGCTGGCAGCAGGGTGCCAAACGTCATCGTCAAGCAGGCAAAAGTCCCGGCGTTCACGTTCTGAAAGTGAGATGTCCACCAACACAATGGCAGCCAAGAAGAACCGCTGCCAGCCGGCTGTGGCAGGAGGAGCAGGCGGCGAGAAGCAGACCAACGGCCGGCTGGCTAAAGTCAAAGGTCACCGGAGCCAGAAGCACAAGGAGCGAATACGGCTGCTGAGGCAGAAGCGTGAGGCAGCGGCGAGGAAGAAGTACAACCTGTTGCAGGACAGCAGTACAAGTGACAGCGACCTCACCTGTGACTCTAGCACCAGCTCCTCTGAAGATGAGACATCAGGCGGCAAGACAATCACCACAGATATCCCAG GTCACATGGAGGCAGAACTGGCCCACAGGGAACCCCCTCAGCACAAGGGCCACATCAACATCCCCTCTTCAGACAGTGAGGTAGAAATAGTAGGAGTGCAAGAAAACGCAAG ATGTGCCCATCCCAGGGCCGGAGTGATCCAGAGCCTGTCCTCTGCCTGGAAGCCCAACTCAGGGGAGCACTTCAACAACAGCACAAGGCAATCCTCCCAGCTCTGGACTACCGTGTCCCCCCAGCCCAACTGGGTGTCCCCTCCGGAAGTAGTGGACCTCACTCTGGATGAGGATACTAGACACAAATTCCTACTTTGA